TTCCCGCAGTTTCCTGCGCTATAACAAGAGGACGCTGGGCGCCAGGATCTCCCGCGACGGCTTCCAGCTTTACGAACCGTTTCACTCTCACTGAGACGATTTAAGCTGTAATTCGCTTTACCGTAATTCCAAGTACCGTAAATTCAAGACCATGCATCAAACTAAAATTGAAGATGCGCTTGCGGCGGTCAAGTCGGCCGAAGAGCCAGGGGGCGGGCCTCGGGCACTTTTAGTCCGGCACCGGCGGGGCCACCCCCGCGGGCCTGGCCACGCCCCCACGCCGGCGGCGCTCGGGGTCCTTCCGTACGCATTGATATGATTGGACGGCGCCTGGCGGCTCTCTTTTCCTCCCCGGCTGCTTGAAGCTCGGCCGCCATCATGGTGAGTCTCCACAGACCCGTGCCGCCATCCGGCGGGTATCCGAGCCATCCTTGGTCCCCGGGTCCTGCCGTGGCTGCCACGGCCGCCCGAAGCCCCGTCGCCCGTTTCCGGCTGTGTCTGACGGACGCTGGTCGCCGGGAGCCCCGGAGCCGTCGGCGGGGAGTCCAGGCTGCGCCGCCGCCCCAGACGCGCCGGGCTTCGGAGGCCGGGGCCCGGGGACTGCGGGAGCGCCCGCCGCGTTCGTCGGCGTCGCCCAGCCGCGCGGGTGGGGCGGGAGAGGCGGCTTGGCGGGGGGATGGCCGCCCGGCGGGGAAGCGGAGCCCGTGTGCGTGTCCTAAGGCCTCGTCCGCCGGATGGGACGTCTTGTGCCGTGGGGGGGGACACGGGGGCCCTGGGAGGGCTTAGGTCGGGCCCCGTGAGCCCCGTCCGCGCCGGCTCCTGGTTCGACGTTACGTGCGagtcccctccccccgcccgcccgcccgcggcctTCTCCTGAGAGGACCGCGGTTCCAGTCAGCTTCCTCAGCTGTGGTTTTCCAAACCGAGATGGAGATCTAGCAACCAGTCGTTGCCACGAAAAAAGCCTCTCTTTCGGGTAAAGTTTCTATTCTGAGTGTAAGCGTGCAGCGTGCCCACGTTCCCGGGGCggttacctgtgtgtgtgtgggggggttctGGTGGGGTGTGACGGGCAGTTCACGTGCAGGTAGTGGCGGCGTGTGTCACTCTCGTGCAGCACGTTACGAACGCGGTTGAGATGATGGAAGTTTGCACGAGTCCAAGGAGTTTTACTCCACAGAAACGGTTGTTGTGTGAAGGTGGTGGCGgcgtttgtttgtctttttttttttttttaattcttttttgtctGTGTGTCCCCCAAGGggacatttattcatgagacaccggccgagggagaagcaggcgccctgcgcggagcccgatgtggcactggatcccagatcccccccgggtcacgacctgagctgaagggagatgcgcaatccctgagccaccaaggtgtcccctCTGGAGACATTTGCAATCACGTCTGGAGAGTTGGGGGGGGTGCCCCTGGCCTCTAGTAGTTAAGAGACCCAGGGTGCTACCAAATATCCTAAAACGCACAGGACAGTCCCCACAGGGAACTAGCAGGACCAAAGTAGTGTTGAAATCAAGAAGCCCTGCCTTAAAGTGATTCCCATAGCAAAGTGAATTAAGATTCCAGAAAGCTGTGGGGTGGGTTCTCTTGGTACTGACTGTGCTACACGAGTCCTAGGAATTAGGCCCtcggtggttttttttttttttttttctttcccttttcattaAAAGTATTCCCGCTGCTACTAGCTCATGTGGCTCTTgcacatttgaaatgtggctccTGCACCTGTGGAATTGCATATTAAATGTGACTTAATGTGAATCATCCACCTGTGGCCAGTGGGTGCCCACTGGCAGTTCTAGGTCTTGGAAGATCTCCACAGGTCACAGAAGGCGGAGTGCTATTATTAACTAGTGTGTTATGTATGTTTTCAGAATGACACAGTAACTATCCGGACCAGGAAGTTCATGACCAACCGACTGCTTCAGCGGAAACAGATGGTAAGGAAGGGTACATCAGAGTTTCATTGTTTATtgctttaaaagatatattttttaataatgaacacTAAAATTTGTTACTTCTTTTTAGGTCATTGATGTTCTTCACCCCGGGAAGGCAACAGTACCTAAGACAGAAATACGGGAAAAACTAGCCAAAATGTACAAGACCACACCAGATGTCATATTTGTATTTGGATTCAGAACCCATTTTGGTGGTGGCAAGACAACTGGCTTTGGCATGATTTATGATTCCTTGgattatgcaaagaaaaatgaacccaaacataGACTTGCAAGAGTAGGTATTCTTGTTTGTTCAACAGCTGctgaaaactgaatttttctttttttttttttcttttaaagattttatttgttcactagagatgcagagaggcagagaagcaggctccatgcagggagcccgatgtaggactctatcccagggctccaggataacgccctgggctgaaggcaggcactaaaccgctgagccacccagggattgaATTTTTCAATAGCAGTGTGTTGTGGGTGTAGTGGAATGAGCAACAGTGAGCAGTCTGGGGAGGGACGACCCTCAGACCTAAGGAACTAAAGGAGTTAAGAGAGGAGGTTCTTTGATAAATGTACCCATAGAGCACAGTACTTGAATAATGGGGTCTGCAGCTTttgaggaggtggcatttgagctgagTCTAGAAGG
This genomic stretch from Canis lupus familiaris isolate Mischka breed German Shepherd chromosome 4, alternate assembly UU_Cfam_GSD_1.0, whole genome shotgun sequence harbors:
- the RPS24 gene encoding 40S ribosomal protein S24 isoform 1 (isoform 1 is encoded by transcript variant 1), with amino-acid sequence MNDTVTIRTRKFMTNRLLQRKQMVIDVLHPGKATVPKTEIREKLAKMYKTTPDVIFVFGFRTHFGGGKTTGFGMIYDSLDYAKKNEPKHRLARHGLYEKKKTSRKQRKERKNRMKKVRGTAKANVGAGKK
- the RPS24 gene encoding 40S ribosomal protein S24 isoform 3 (isoform 3 is encoded by transcript variant 3), yielding MNDTVTIRTRKFMTNRLLQRKQMVIDVLHPGKATVPKTEIREKLAKMYKTTPDVIFVFGFRTHFGGGKTTGFGMIYDSLDYAKKNEPKHRLARHGLYEKKKTSRKQRKERKNRMKKVRGTAKANVGAGKKK
- the RPS24 gene encoding 40S ribosomal protein S24 isoform 5 (isoform 5 is encoded by transcript variant 5) — its product is MNDTVTIRTRKFMTNRLLQRKQMVIDVLHPGKATVPKTEIREKLAKMYKTTPDVIFVFGFRTHFGGGKTTGFGMIYDSLDYAKKNEPKHRLARHGLYEKKKTSRKQRKERKNRMKKVRGTAKANVGAGKKKKE
- the RPS24 gene encoding 40S ribosomal protein S24 isoform 2 (isoform 2 is encoded by transcript variant 2), which encodes MNDTVTIRTRKFMTNRLLQRKQMVIDVLHPGKATVPKTEIREKLAKMYKTTPDVIFVFGFRTHFGGGKTTGFGMIYDSLDYAKKNEPKHRLARHGLYEKKKTSRKQRKERKNRMKKVRGTAKANVGAGKKKK
- the RPS24 gene encoding 40S ribosomal protein S24 isoform 4 (isoform 4 is encoded by transcript variant 4), encoding MNDTVTIRTRKFMTNRLLQRKQMVIDVLHPGKATVPKTEIREKLAKMYKTTPDVIFVFGFRTHFGGGKTTGFGMIYDSLDYAKKNEPKHRLARHGLYEKKKTSRKQRKERKNRMKKVRGTAKANVGAGKKKE